A window of the bacterium genome harbors these coding sequences:
- a CDS encoding sulfatase-like hydrolase/transferase, producing MRPNALRYVLAAAAAFLFAAGAQAAPLPGRPNIVLITVDSFRPDRLGCYGYKRAHTPVIDSLAAHGVTFERAYSSASWTNPSLVSMLTGLYPSVHGVERRGLSVPEQLVTTLERLRAAGYLVPEINYLFPMPNYTHLGFTPYDCRDLAQFLALEQDTTFFAWYHYHGPHLPYSPPDKYLRRYLPGLKKGDRAVEAVRANVLMRRGEYRFSDRDREIIHGLYDGEVAAQDEELAAVFRALDSLGLRKNTIVIVSADHGEEQFDHGWIGHASTSLDGTLYEELIRIPLIVSWPGHIPQGTRVSAPVQGVDLMPTLFELAGLAPAMPQQGVSFLSLLKGGTTPTRTAVFCECSVCGYQCPDSTQPDWLRAVLSDNWKLIQRTSPGAAPRYELFDLRADPGEHKDLAGAQPEELLRLQGLLSAHILESARLRESVLATPDSAGDSGVDPFIGQAAPVVAFPAEGQVVNWDLHQGAVPVRWSGPAAADYVLEYKVGLGKYHLEGSFPVRGAGQTFGPFNRLFWRAFPLYNPWTFRVAPKGRPELAGPWRTFSFE from the coding sequence TTGAGACCGAACGCCCTGAGATACGTGCTCGCGGCCGCCGCGGCTTTCCTCTTCGCCGCGGGAGCACAGGCCGCGCCCCTGCCCGGACGGCCCAATATCGTGCTGATCACGGTGGACAGTTTCCGCCCCGACCGCCTGGGCTGCTATGGCTACAAGCGGGCGCACACCCCGGTGATCGACTCGCTGGCCGCGCACGGGGTGACATTCGAGCGGGCCTACTCCAGCGCCTCCTGGACCAACCCCTCGCTGGTCAGTATGCTCACCGGCCTCTACCCCTCGGTGCACGGGGTGGAGCGCCGCGGACTGAGCGTGCCGGAGCAGCTTGTCACCACCCTGGAGCGCCTGCGCGCGGCGGGCTACCTGGTCCCCGAGATCAACTACCTGTTCCCCATGCCCAACTACACCCACCTGGGGTTCACCCCTTACGACTGCCGCGACCTGGCCCAGTTCCTGGCCTTGGAGCAGGACACCACATTCTTCGCCTGGTACCACTACCATGGGCCGCACCTGCCCTACAGCCCGCCGGACAAGTACCTGCGCCGCTACCTTCCCGGCCTTAAAAAGGGCGACCGCGCGGTGGAGGCGGTGCGGGCCAATGTGCTGATGCGCCGGGGCGAGTACCGTTTCAGCGACCGCGACCGCGAGATAATCCACGGCCTGTACGACGGCGAGGTGGCGGCCCAGGACGAGGAGCTGGCGGCGGTGTTCCGCGCCCTGGACAGCCTGGGCCTGCGGAAAAACACGATCGTGATAGTCTCGGCAGACCACGGCGAGGAGCAGTTCGACCACGGCTGGATCGGGCACGCCTCGACCAGCCTGGACGGCACCCTGTACGAGGAGCTGATCCGTATCCCGCTCATCGTTAGCTGGCCCGGGCATATCCCGCAGGGCACGCGGGTGAGCGCGCCGGTGCAGGGGGTGGACCTGATGCCGACCCTGTTCGAGCTCGCGGGCCTGGCCCCGGCCATGCCGCAGCAGGGGGTCTCGTTCCTCAGCCTGTTGAAAGGCGGGACCACCCCCACCCGGACAGCCGTGTTCTGCGAATGCAGTGTCTGCGGCTACCAGTGCCCGGACTCGACCCAGCCGGACTGGCTGCGCGCGGTGCTGAGCGACAACTGGAAACTGATCCAGCGCACCTCGCCCGGCGCGGCCCCGCGTTACGAGTTGTTCGACCTGCGCGCCGACCCGGGCGAGCACAAGGACTTGGCCGGCGCGCAGCCGGAGGAATTACTTCGCCTGCAGGGCCTTTTGAGCGCGCACATCCTGGAAAGCGCCCGTCTGCGCGAGTCGGTCCTGGCCACCCCGGACAGCGCGGGCGATTCCGGCGTCGACCCGTTCATCGGCCAGGCCGCGCCGGTGGTGGCGTTCCCGGCCGAGGGGCAGGTCGTAAACTGGGACCTGCACCAGGGCGCGGTGCCTGTGCGCTGGAGCGGCCCCGCGGCGGCGGACTACGTGCTCGAATACAAGGTCGGCCTGGGCAAGTACCACCTGGAGGGCAGTTTCCCGGTGCGCGGCGCGGGCCAGACTTTCGGCCCCTTCAACCGTCTGTTCTGGCGCGCCTTTCCGCTGTACAACCCCTGGACTTTCCGGGTGGCGCCCAAGGGGCGCCCGGAGCTGGCCGGGCCCTGGCGGACTTTCAGTTTCGAATGA
- the acs gene encoding acetate--CoA ligase, with the protein MTANTGSTAEESAKTIDVLLEEGRVFDPPAAFAAQANVNDPSVYERARRDPEAFWEEFARQLHWYRKWEKVLDWQPPDARWFVGGQTNVSFNCVDRHVRGGLRNKAALIWEGEPGEKRTLTYWDLYRQVNKFASVLKKLGVKKGDRVAVYLPMIPEMVISLLACARIGAVHSVVFAGFSPEALRDRINDAKAKVLITADGGYRRGSIIPLKHDADYALMDTPSIEHVIIVQRDKFPLRVKEGRDHWYHRLMQEAEGFCEPERMDSEDLLYILYTSGTTGKPKGIMHTTGGYMVGTYATTKWVFDLKPEDVFWCTADVGWVTGHSYLVYGPLSNGATIVMYEGAPDWPDRDRFWQIIEDYGVTVFYTAPTAIRAFMRWGEAEPARHDLSTLRLLGSVGEPINPEAWMWYHRNIGRERCPIVDTWWQTETGSIMIAPLPGITRTKPGSATLPLPGVEAAILTEKGERIEEGGGLLALTRPWPSMLRGIYGDPERYKAQYWSKWPGLYFTGDGAKRDADGYFWVLGRVDDVMNVAGHRVSTMEVESAFVDHPDVVECAAVGIDHELKGQAIAAFVTLRESVQPDAGLQNRLKDHVVRKIGAIARPDKIIFSAELPKTRSGKIMRRLLKDIAMGRVLGDTSTLADPSVVDSLKRRYEED; encoded by the coding sequence ATGACAGCGAACACCGGCTCCACGGCGGAGGAATCCGCCAAGACTATCGATGTACTGCTCGAGGAGGGGCGGGTGTTCGACCCGCCGGCGGCTTTCGCGGCCCAGGCCAATGTCAACGACCCGTCGGTCTACGAGCGCGCCCGCCGCGACCCGGAAGCGTTCTGGGAGGAGTTCGCCCGTCAGCTCCACTGGTACCGCAAGTGGGAGAAAGTCCTGGACTGGCAGCCGCCCGATGCCCGCTGGTTCGTGGGCGGCCAGACCAATGTCTCCTTCAACTGCGTCGACCGTCACGTGCGCGGCGGCCTGCGCAACAAGGCGGCCCTGATCTGGGAGGGCGAGCCGGGCGAAAAGCGCACCCTCACCTACTGGGACCTCTACCGTCAGGTGAACAAGTTCGCCTCCGTGCTCAAGAAACTGGGAGTGAAAAAGGGCGACCGGGTGGCGGTCTACCTTCCGATGATCCCCGAGATGGTGATCTCGCTGTTGGCCTGCGCCCGGATCGGGGCCGTGCACTCGGTGGTGTTCGCCGGGTTCAGCCCCGAGGCGTTGCGCGACCGGATCAACGACGCCAAGGCCAAGGTGCTGATCACGGCAGACGGCGGCTACCGCCGCGGCTCGATCATCCCGCTCAAGCATGACGCCGATTACGCCCTGATGGATACACCCTCCATCGAGCACGTGATAATTGTCCAGCGCGATAAGTTCCCCCTGCGGGTCAAGGAGGGCCGCGACCACTGGTACCACCGTCTGATGCAGGAGGCCGAGGGGTTCTGCGAGCCCGAGCGCATGGACTCGGAGGACCTGCTCTACATCCTCTACACCTCCGGCACCACCGGCAAGCCCAAGGGGATCATGCACACCACCGGCGGCTACATGGTCGGCACCTACGCCACCACGAAGTGGGTCTTCGACCTGAAGCCCGAGGACGTGTTCTGGTGCACGGCGGATGTGGGCTGGGTCACCGGGCACAGCTACCTGGTCTACGGCCCCCTGTCCAACGGAGCGACTATCGTGATGTACGAGGGCGCCCCGGACTGGCCCGACCGCGACCGTTTCTGGCAGATCATCGAGGACTACGGCGTGACCGTGTTCTACACCGCGCCCACCGCGATCCGGGCTTTCATGCGCTGGGGCGAGGCCGAGCCCGCCCGTCACGACCTGTCCACGTTGCGCCTTCTGGGCTCGGTGGGCGAGCCGATCAACCCCGAGGCCTGGATGTGGTACCACCGCAATATCGGCCGCGAGCGCTGCCCGATAGTCGACACCTGGTGGCAGACCGAGACCGGCTCGATCATGATCGCCCCGCTGCCGGGCATCACCCGGACCAAGCCCGGCTCGGCCACCCTGCCCCTGCCCGGGGTCGAGGCCGCGATCCTGACCGAAAAGGGCGAACGGATCGAGGAGGGCGGTGGACTGCTCGCCCTCACCCGTCCCTGGCCCTCGATGCTGCGCGGCATCTACGGTGACCCGGAGCGGTACAAGGCGCAGTACTGGTCCAAGTGGCCGGGGTTGTATTTCACCGGGGACGGGGCCAAGCGGGACGCGGACGGTTATTTCTGGGTCCTGGGGCGGGTGGATGACGTGATGAACGTGGCTGGCCACCGCGTGAGCACCATGGAGGTCGAGAGCGCGTTCGTGGACCACCCGGACGTGGTCGAGTGCGCCGCGGTGGGGATAGATCACGAGCTGAAAGGTCAGGCCATCGCCGCCTTTGTCACCCTGCGCGAGAGCGTGCAGCCGGACGCCGGACTGCAGAACCGGCTCAAGGACCACGTGGTGCGCAAGATCGGCGCAATCGCCCGGCCCGACAAGATCATTTTCTCGGCCGAGCTGCCCAAGACCCGCAGCGGCAAGATCATGCGCCGTCTGCTCAAGGACATCGCCATGGGCCGCGTGCTGGGCGACACCTCCACCCTGGCCGACCCCTCGGTGGTGGACAGCCTCAAGCGCCGCTACGAGGAGGACTGA
- a CDS encoding glycosyltransferase family 39 protein, with product MASEIITPERRGLWEKFAPHLPLAAIVAAALAFRVAYILSIRGNPLFGPSLPGYDMTVFHDWAVRIAGGQLTDHKAFYQAPLYPYLLALVYKACGPSPLAVALFQALAGSLSVALVYDLGRRLFGRSAGLWAAALMALTPIFPYYEGFLLRATLVTLLNLLFLRALLAFNPERPLRSSSLAGFWLGLGALARSNALVLLPLAAFWVWWRSGRASGRNRLAPAVLMCAVTLLTVCPATLHNRIAGGSWTLVESGFAANWRIGNSLDSRGGYCEPELGLAPPFSAAFLRLEAKKLVKLASDYEEPNNMNFYHFSRYSRWLHVPVLSWGFFLAFGLAGVWLTRRRWRELLPLYGYALLYGAALVAFFVTSRFRLPLWPVTILFTGAALDGFVRSLRERRWALAAAVILPTALAAGLFKALPDKTIQAQYFQNAALAGEKAGRKDFELKELQDWARLYPADPNPLPALAQLLFDAGDKRAALAATERLTELQPGFARGWYGAGRLAYELKDKTTAARYFRRWLELEPEAPEAPGVRGFLARIDSSAAPVGDPGRTP from the coding sequence ATGGCTTCTGAGATCATCACACCCGAACGTCGCGGGCTGTGGGAGAAATTTGCCCCACACCTGCCGCTCGCGGCAATCGTTGCCGCGGCGCTGGCTTTCCGGGTCGCCTACATTCTGTCCATCCGGGGCAACCCCCTGTTCGGGCCCTCCCTGCCCGGCTACGACATGACCGTGTTCCATGACTGGGCCGTGCGGATCGCCGGGGGGCAGCTCACCGATCACAAGGCGTTCTACCAGGCCCCCCTCTATCCCTACCTTCTGGCCCTGGTCTACAAAGCCTGCGGCCCCAGCCCGCTGGCCGTGGCCCTGTTCCAGGCGCTCGCGGGCAGCCTGTCCGTGGCGCTGGTCTACGACCTGGGGCGGCGGCTTTTCGGCCGGAGCGCCGGGCTCTGGGCCGCGGCCCTGATGGCGCTGACCCCGATTTTCCCGTACTACGAGGGTTTCCTTCTGCGGGCCACGCTCGTGACCCTGCTGAACCTGCTGTTCCTGCGCGCGCTGCTGGCGTTCAACCCGGAGCGCCCGCTACGCTCATCCAGCCTGGCCGGGTTCTGGCTGGGCCTCGGCGCCCTGGCCCGCTCGAACGCCCTGGTCCTGCTGCCGCTGGCGGCGTTCTGGGTCTGGTGGCGCAGTGGCAGAGCCTCCGGCAGGAACCGCCTGGCCCCGGCCGTGCTCATGTGCGCGGTCACTCTCCTGACTGTCTGCCCGGCCACGCTGCACAACCGCATTGCCGGGGGGAGCTGGACCCTGGTCGAGTCCGGGTTCGCCGCCAACTGGCGCATCGGCAACAGCCTCGACTCCCGCGGCGGCTACTGCGAACCGGAGCTGGGCCTGGCTCCGCCGTTTTCGGCTGCGTTCCTGCGCCTGGAGGCGAAAAAGCTGGTCAAGCTCGCCTCAGACTACGAAGAGCCGAACAACATGAATTTCTACCATTTCAGCCGCTACAGCCGCTGGCTGCACGTGCCCGTTCTGTCCTGGGGCTTTTTCCTGGCTTTCGGCCTGGCCGGGGTGTGGCTCACCCGCCGCCGCTGGCGGGAGCTGTTGCCGCTCTACGGCTATGCGCTGCTGTACGGGGCTGCGCTGGTGGCCTTTTTCGTGACCAGCCGTTTCCGCCTGCCGCTCTGGCCGGTGACAATCCTGTTCACCGGCGCGGCGCTGGATGGATTTGTCCGCTCTCTTCGTGAGCGGCGTTGGGCCCTGGCTGCGGCTGTAATCCTTCCAACCGCCCTGGCCGCGGGCCTTTTCAAGGCTCTGCCGGACAAGACCATCCAGGCCCAGTATTTCCAGAACGCGGCCCTGGCCGGCGAGAAAGCCGGGCGCAAGGATTTCGAGCTGAAAGAGCTCCAGGACTGGGCCCGTCTGTATCCCGCCGACCCCAATCCGCTGCCCGCACTGGCCCAGCTTCTGTTCGACGCCGGGGACAAGCGCGCCGCCCTGGCCGCCACCGAGCGCCTGACCGAGCTTCAGCCGGGTTTCGCCCGCGGCTGGTACGGGGCCGGGCGGCTGGCCTACGAGCTAAAAGACAAGACCACAGCGGCCCGGTATTTCAGGCGCTGGCTGGAGCTGGAGCCCGAGGCCCCGGAAGCGCCCGGGGTGCGAGGGTTCCTGGCCCGGATCGACAGCAGCGCCGCACCTGTCGGCGACCCGGGGAGGACGCCTTGA
- a CDS encoding DoxX family protein, with product MSQSETAVCGWRYDTGLLILRLGIGISMMLHGWPKLMGGAELWGHLGQAMGNLGITFLPVYWGFAAACAEFFGGLFLALGLAFRIAAAVLVFQMIVASTFHLAGGDGFQVASHAIELLVVFFSLIFIGPGRCSLDGFFCRRRRSGASTGEPPAAQ from the coding sequence ATGTCACAATCCGAAACAGCAGTCTGCGGCTGGCGTTACGACACGGGTCTGTTGATCCTGCGCCTGGGTATCGGGATATCGATGATGTTGCACGGCTGGCCCAAGCTCATGGGTGGCGCCGAACTATGGGGCCACCTGGGGCAGGCGATGGGCAACCTGGGGATCACTTTCCTGCCGGTGTACTGGGGGTTCGCCGCCGCCTGCGCCGAGTTTTTCGGGGGGCTGTTCCTGGCTCTCGGCCTGGCGTTCCGTATCGCCGCGGCGGTGCTGGTGTTCCAGATGATCGTGGCCTCGACATTCCATCTGGCTGGCGGGGACGGGTTCCAGGTGGCCTCGCACGCGATCGAGCTGCTGGTGGTGTTTTTCAGCCTGATTTTCATCGGACCGGGGCGCTGCAGCCTGGACGGCTTTTTCTGCCGGCGCAGACGCAGCGGCGCTTCAACGGGGGAGCCACCCGCAGCGCAGTGA